A section of the Gallus gallus isolate bGalGal1 chromosome 4, bGalGal1.mat.broiler.GRCg7b, whole genome shotgun sequence genome encodes:
- the LOC121110526 gene encoding uncharacterized protein LOC121110526, producing MEAALETRCPVCLENWDSVAYTMPCCHQFCFPCIHRWTSTRPQCPLCKQGVQSIIHTVRADNDYKELVLRPAAVASTARRSPTGSWAAQPWPAVPRHPVGSLSPATWASLFREHPSLLRPLRSWLRWKLRHILGAEEPQVNTVAYSVIWALLLVGLAEEILIEMLEPDLQGHTVTFVRHFITFTVQRCSRDAHRLLGLNIAPAAGTQEATASDPRAAPGEEAPAPGPAPSSSSASSNMDEMPGRMGEELNGRPSRPRSNPANVTMEQAVSCEEPEEPVAGPSGTSPPEGTRRAPKRKASNCQASASPKKRPPRRQD from the coding sequence ATGGAGGCAGCATTAGAGACCCGCTGCCCTGTATGCCTGGAGAACTGGGACAGCGTGGCATACACCATGCCGTGCTGCCACCAGTTCTGCTTCCCCTGCATCCACAGGTGGACTAGCACCAGGCCCCAGTGTCCGCTTTGCAAACAGGGTGTGCAGTCCATCATCCACACCGTGCGAGCGGACAATGACTATAAGGAGCTGGTCCTCAGACCAGCTGCAGTGGCATCCACTGCCAGACGAAGCCCCACAGGCTCTTGGGCAGCTCAGCCTTGGCCTGCAGTGCCCAGGCATCCTGTGGGCAGCCTCTCCCCTGCCACCTGGGCTTCCCTCTTCAGGGAGCACCCATCCCTGCTGCGGCCCCTGCGCTCCTGGCTGCGATGGAAGCTGCGCCACATCCTGGGCGCCGAGGAGCCACAAGTAAATACAGTGGCATACAGTGTCATCTGGGCCCTACTCCTCGTCGGCTTGGCAGAAGAGATCCTGATAGAAATGCTGGAACCCGACCTGCAGGGCCACACGGTGACCTTTGTGAGGCACTTCATCACCTTCACCGTGCAGAGgtgcagcagggatgctcaTCGCTTGCTGGGCCTCAACATCgcccctgctgctgggacacagGAGGCCACTGCATCAGatcccagagctgccccaggaGAGGAGGCTCCTGCCCCTGGCCCAGCaccctccagcagctctgccagctccaaCATGGACGAGATGCCAGGCAGGATGGGAGAAGAGCTCAATGGGCGTCCCAGCCGCCCACGTTCCAACCCTGCAAATGTCACCATGGAGCAGGCAGTGTCCTGTGAGGAGCCAGAAGAGCCTGTGGCAGGGCCCTCTGGCACCAGCCCACCTGAGGGGACCCGACGAGCCCCGAAGAGGAAGGCCAGCAACTGCCAGGCCTCAGCATCACCAAAGAAGAGGCCACCCCGCCGGCAGGATTAG